The Filimonas lacunae genomic sequence CAAACTCGAATATCAAATCGGTTTGGTCAATAGATGCCCTATTGCATGCCTTCAAATAATATTCAAATATGTCTCTCATTTATATAAAACAACTAGCGCAACCTACGCCTTCGGCTTCTTCTAAAATGTCAATCAGGTAGGGCGATTGCACTTTGGAGGAAGCGCGCTCCATTCTTTTGAGGTATTCCATTTTAATCTTTTCCATACGGGCGGGTTCTATCAGCTCCGCCAGGCTTTCGCTTTGGCACCAGGTATAGCCATCTTTTTCATATTCCATGGCTTTTTTATACATCTCTGGGTGCTGCTCGTATAGCCAAATCCATTCTATCTTTTGTTGGAAAAAGCAGAAGTAGCATCCGGAGCGGCTGCGGGCATATTGGCCCGTTTTGCCATTGATGCCAAAATCAATTTTGTTATAGTAAGCTGGTACCCCTACACCGCTTTCCCGTAAAATCCGGAAGATGTCATCTCTTACCAGCACATCTTCATTATCCAGTAAAGGAAAATGCGCTTCCGTAGCCAATGGGTATTCTGTGGTTTTCAAAAAGGCGAACACTAAATGATTAAAGCCTTTTACGTCTGCTTCCAGTAGCGCTTCCAACTTTTGCACCTGGGTGAAAGCAGGCTCTACTTTTTTTACCAGTAGTTGCGATACCTTATCCTGGCTTCTGCCAAAATCTATCTCCCTGGCAAAGGACTGTACCTGCTCTATGTTTTGGTTCGACAATACCTTGGCTATCACATCTTCACTCCAGATGTTCTTCCTAAAAGGAAAAATCGACTGGATATTCTTCTTGGTAGAGATATAACCTTCCCTGTCTTCATCGCCGCGAATACCTACATACGAAACCACGGGATCAGTGCCTACATACTTTTCAAAAGGCTCTAGCTTTAGTTTCTTGGTGCACCAGCGGGAGTTGGAAGAGGGTAAAAAGCCGCCATACATTTTTAGAAAATGATCAAACGGATCTTCCGAGCTGTTTCCAGCAGCCTGTAATAGTTTTATTTTAATACCCAGGTATACCTCTAAATTATTAATCAGCTGGTAGGTTTCTTCTAATTCTTTACCCGTATCGCAAGAATAGAATTCTATATCCAACGCAGGGTATTTGCTTTTGATATACACTGCCAGCGCTGCACTGTCTTTGCCGCCTGAAATCCCTAATACATGCCTCACTCTACTCATTGCAACAATTCTTTTAATAGGTTTAACACAGCTGCGATATTAGCAGTTTTGTCCGTTCCCAGTTTCTTTTTCAAAATGGCTTTCAGTTGTTCTACTTCCTGCGCCTTGTTTTTGGGCATCCTTACAATCTTCGGATTGATGGTGCTGAAAAAGGTGTCTATCTTTACGCCAATCACTTCTTCATTCTTCTCATCAATATCCACTTTAGAAATATTGGTCAAGCTATCCAGTTCCAAAATCATCGTTTTGAACTTGTCGTATAGCCATATTTCATCTTCATCGGTAAACAGCTCCATTGTTTTACCGCTCACTGCCTGCGCGAGTGAATTCAGCCACGATTTTTTATCGTCTAAAGCAGAGTCTACACGCTGTACAAACGTCTTCTGATTGGCTAATAGCAGGTGCTTTTTCAACTTGGAAAAACGCTCCTGCAGGTGCTGCTTATATTCTTCAAAGGCCACCGGTTTGCCTACAAATTCGCTGCAGATAAATTCCTCAAATCGTTTCACCAGTTCATCGTACGATACCCGCAACTCCCGTACAGCATTTTGTAACAGCGCAGCGTACGATTGTAAACCATTTTTATCCCGCTGTAAGCTATCGAGCGATACGCCCAGCGCCTCGGGGAAAGCCTCGAAAAATGTTTGTTCCGGGTCTTTACTTTTTACAATGGCCTGCCTGATTTTTAACGCGGCGGACGACAAACGCATGGTTTGTTTGGAATATTCCGGTAACTGCTTGTAAAACGAAATGAAAGGCTTGATGGTTTCAATAAACGATTTATTGTCAAACTTCAGTTCGGTAGACTGGTTTAAGAAGGTGCGATAGCTGTTGAATATATCCAGTTTCACACCGCCAATATCAAAAGCCTTGATGGTATAATCGGCCGGAAATTTAGACACCAGCTCCAGGTTTTCTTCCGATAAACCGGGGATATAAGCACCGTCTTTGAATAGCGCATAGTCTTCCCGCTTCAGGAATAAAAACGTAGGCAGCCAAAAATCGATTAACCCTTGTTTGAGTTTGAAAGGACGTTTCGACAACACCTGCACCAATTCCGAAAGTCTTTTCTGCTCAGTTTTGGCGCTTTCCAAAAACTTTTCAGAAGCTTTCCACAGTTTGTTAAAGGAACTCTGCTTGTGAATGGTTACTACCTCAAAAGAATTATCCCGTACCGGTGATATCCCGTTTTCCTTCAACAGGGTGAGATAAATGGTTTTCTCCGGTGGAAATTTAGATTCTTCAAAACCCAGGTTCTCGTCCCCCCAATTATTCACCAACGCTTTGAAATAGTTCTTTTTTGCCGTGTGAATAGAGGATGATATCTTATGCTTATTCAGCAACTCGTTTTTAAATATGGGGGTGGCATCATATACCATGCTGCACACTTGCGACAGTAATTTGTTGAAGTCCTTCTTATCCGCAATCTTCTTTTCTTCCCCTTTAAAAAACCATTTCACATCCTTGCTGCCCGAATACATATTGTCGGAGATGTAATGATTCAGCAAACGAATCTGCGACTCCACAATATTTTCCAACTCCCTTTTAGCTACTTTGTCTTCCGGGTTTTCTTCAATTACCTTCTGGCTTTTTTCAATTTCAAACAGCAGGTTCTTGATTTCACCGGAATTTTTGAAAAAGCAATAGATAATCGCTTCTTTCTGTGCCAGGGAGGCTTCCTGTACGTCGGCAATCTTTATTTTGTTGTTAAACACCAGGTTCACAATCCCATCAATCTCCCCTTCGGGAATTTCTTTGGTGATAGGATATTCCGAAATTTTGAACTCAAAAAAACGCGGGGTGCCCTTTTCGTACGAATACAACTTGGCAAACACCGGCGTGAACTGAAAATATTTATGCAGGAAAGCCGACACGTCCCCCACCTCAGAAATCTTATTGGCGGCCTCACGCAATGCTTGCTCTATGTCTAAATCGGTTCCACCGAATAAAACGTAACGATGGTTGTATTTGCGATACCGGATAATTTTCTTGCTTTCCAGGTCGCTGATAATGGCTTTGCCATTTGCCACCCCACAAGCTATTTCCAGGTAACTGCTTAAAAAACGCTCATCTAAAACAGCGCCAACGGCAGGAAACACGTTCAACATGCCAATCGTCTTCAGCACTTTGATATACCCGTTGATGTCCGTGTCAAAAGTTCTTTCTACGTTTTCAATGGCCGCCCGGATAGAGCTCCAAGCCGAAAAATCGGGGTTATACCGGGAAGTAAGGAAGGAGTAAAAATTAAAATTCAGGTAGTCATATACACAACTCAGGTTATAAAACGGGTTGTCCTTTTTATTCAGCCTGGCTAAACCGGTATGGTCTGTCGATTCCAAAAACGTAAACAACGAGCGCTCATTTTGCCCGTATTTCTGTAACGACGAGGTAAGCACGTTAGCCGCCAGCAAATCCAACGGATACAGGTTTTCGGCTATACTGTTTACAAAGTCTTTGTTTAAGTTAAAGGCCTTAGTGGCTACCGTTAGTTTCAGGCATTTGTCTACGGCACTTTTGGGAAAATTGCCCTTGTTGCTACCGGCCACAAATTCCGAGGCCAGAAACAATAGCTGCTCCACAGGCTCGTTAAAGGTAATTCCCTGAAAACGGCCTCTTACTTTCGTCCATTCTTGCTTTTGTGTGCTGCTTAACGAGTAAGCGTAGGAATCAAAGGCCTGGTGAACGGTGGTGATGAGTACAATATTGTATTGGGGATTATTACAAAACTCCGCTAACTGCTGCACAAAGTACAGCTCATTTTCGGGGTTATGGGCGCTGGCGTACTCTAGAAACTTACCAAACTCATCAATCAGCAAAAACAACAACCCGTTGGTTTTACCTAAGGCATGGTACCGGTTGTATATCTCCGATAAAATGTTCTCCTGTTTATTTTTAGTAGTAGTGATGTCAAACATATCCGCGAAATACTCCACCATAGAGGTGTAAGAACCCACTACCTTTATAAAATCCACCTTCGGATTGGCAATAAAATTAGGATTAAAGTAACGCTTCTTGCCTTTGATACTTTGTTCAAATGCCAACAGGAAAGACGATTTCCCTGTTCCATAAGTACCGATGATGTTAAAAGCCTTGATGCCTGTCTTAAAATCATTTACAATCTGGCTTACAACTTGCGCTGCATTTGGTGTAGGGATATAGTGAAAATCCCTTTCAGTATCTCTGAGGATATTGACCGATGTAGTGAAATTATTTGCCATAATATTTGTCTAAAATTGAGTAAGCGTTCAGTTTGTTCTTCAATTGCAATTCCTTAATACCTGCGTGATCGGTAAACGTGATGTTTTTATGCCCACTCGCTATCCCTTCTATCTTATTCATCAAGCCCGAGCGGTTTAAAGCGAAAATGACACCCGGACTGTTTTTAGTATGTTCCAATGTATCCAGGCTTATCGCATTTCCATAGTTGCCATTATCCAATATTGCATACAGCACTACTGCCTCCGGCAAACTGTACCGCTCATTATTTTCAATCTGAAACTGCTCGTCTTTGCCCCTTCCCACCGTTTTCAGCAAGCCAATTTCCGACAATATTCCAGAATAACTATCCTCAATATCACCATTTTGCGCGTCCCCTTTATACATGTTAATAAAAACATTAAAGTCCTTCGCTATCGTATTTTCATTAAAATTGAGGATAGGGGTAATTTCTTGTGTTCTTCTTAAGTAGTTCAAAAACGTTTCCCTGGTAAAAAACAGCTTTTCCCTTCTAAATTCATTAAACATGATACTGTAGATAGAAGCCATGCCCCCTTTTACTAGCTGGTAATGCAATAACCATAAGCTAGCCTCATCTTCCAAGTAAGGGTCATAGCCGGTTTCATTGTCAAACAGCCTTGTTCCAAATTCAGTAGGCACATCCTTGTTGTCAATGATGTTAAATGCTTTCATCCAATACCGGATAGCCGACACCATGTTTTTACCCACTCCTAACTTTACCACGGCCTCTTCGTCGTTAAAAGAACGCTGTTCCTGCACATAATCATAGCCTTTTTTCAGCCAAAGCTGCCTACAGGGAAAGGAGTCGTGTCCAGAAAAAGTATGCTTGATGGTATCTATCGTTAATTCGCTCATTCTATTTGATGTCTTACTTAGTTAATTAGAAATTTACCCATTCTCTTTGGAGGAAACCAATAGCATTCTTACGTCTACCTCCAACACCTCCGCAATGTCAAACAAGGTTTCTACCGATGGTTGCCGCGCATTATTGCACCATTGGGAGACCGTTGCCTGGTTTTTGCCAAGTTTATCAGCCAGCCACTTGTTTTTTACATTTAGCTCTGCCAATACTACTCTAATCCTATTCATCTCTTTAATAGTCAAAAGTTTGCGTTTTAGGCAAATTTATACCAGAAAAAGGTAAACATGTTAACTTATCAACACGTGGGGAAAACCTAATACATTCCATTGCAGAGCTATTGCTAAATGGTTAGAATGCTCCCTATGATTATCCAATAAACCTTAAAAAACGTAAAAGAAAGCTATAACTTGTTATAACTATACCTTTCAATACCACTTCTTGTGAAAAAAGAACATTACTTCCTCGCAGTGCTCATTGCATTCACTTCTATCACTAGTGTTTTCTCCTTCAAGAAGGCTGCTTCTTCAAAGTATTATTTCATAAGAAGCGCCTAGGGCGTATGTACCATCCAAGCGGTGGGCTACCTGTATGCACCGGGGAGACCCATGCCATCTGAAGCTTTTTATATTAGTTATAGTACAGTTTCCGCTGTCAATTGCCCCTATGGTGGCTATTTTGCGCAGAGTTTTTTATAAAGCTCCCTATGTAGAAACACAAGGATAAATCCTAAACCAAAATTTAACTTCTTATGAAGTATTAAAAATATCGTTCGGCAGAAAAAATAAACGTTCTGAACAAAATGAACGAGTGTTTTTCCCATTCAACTTTATCCTGTTCTTCTTAATCGACTACCATTCCACTTATTTTAGTGAAATCATCTGAGTGCTCTCGTCTTGTCCGAGACGATGAAAAGCCTATATGTATATGCATTTTTCCTGAATTGAGCTTGTCTCTATTAACAAGAAGCTGAATATAATTTCATTTCAAGTAAAAAAAAGAGCATTTCTCCGTTATACAATGCCTTCAACTCCTATTATATTATACGAAGCGAAAGTGTAGACAGAAAACTCCGCCTTGATTTGAAACGTAACAGCCCTGACTGCATCAATCACAAACGTCGTGTAGATTGGTTTTGCGAATTCTGTCTTACTAAATTTTCAGATTGTAACATTGAGATTTACTTATTAATACTCATTAAAACGATAGTGATGAAGTTTACAGGAGTGCTTATACTATGCTTTGGTTTATTCTTTTACGGTTTTAGTCAGGGCTCATGCAATGTTAATTTTGTAAAAGAGTCGAGATGGGAACAAATTCTTAAGAAGGCTAAAGAGGAGAATAAAAATATATTTATCGATTGTGTAGCCAGTTGGTGCGGACCATGCAAGAGAATGGACAAATTTGTGTACACTGACTGCAAGATATCGGATTATGTGAATGAAAGGTATATCGCTATCAAATTACAATTTGATAGCACTACCAATGACGACGAATCTGTACGTGCGATGTACAGTTTAGCCGAGGAAATCAATCGAAAATACATAATTGCTGCCTATCCCACCTTCCTATTCTTTTCTCCTAAAGGGGAATTGCTGCATAAAGATATCGGAGGAAGAGAGCCAAACGGATTTAAATCCTTGTTATCCGAAGCTTCAGATTCAAGTAAGCAGTTCTATACACTTTTAAAACGATACGACAACCGGAAGCTGGATCCGCGTGAAATGATGCAACTTTCTAAAATGGCTACCCGGCTTCACTTGAGTAAAAAATCAAAAATTATAGCCTACGATTATATTGACAATTGGTTGATGAAGCAGCCGGATAGTATAATATTACATCCTTCCAACATCGCTTTTATGGGTGATTATATTAACTCTTCTAATAAGAAAGCTTACTCCTTCTTCAGAAAAAAACATAATACTATCAATACAGCCATGAGAGATTCAGGCTATGTAAGATCAGTATATAATAGAATTATCAATGAGGAATACATATTACCTGAATTATATATCACCCCCTTCTTGGGTTCAGACAAAAGAGTATTTAAATCGTCTACTCCAGATTGGGAACTGATGTATAAAAAAATTAGAAAACAATACGACACCAGTTATACCAATTGGAATATTCTATTTGCTAAAATTGATTGGTATAGAGAACAGGCGCTTTGGGAAAATTTAGGAAAGGTGTACGTGGAATATTTCAATAGATATGGCGTAAACACCTCTTCTCTTATTTTAAGTATGGGGGTGAATACTGTTTGCTGGGATGTTATATTTAAACACGTAAATGATGTAGGGGTTTTAAATAAGTCCACTGAATGGATGGCTCAGGTGCTTAAAGCTCAACCTGACGTTCCTGAATTTATTGACACTTATGCTAATTTACTGTATAAGGTGGGAAAGCAACAACAGGCATTGGTTATGCAGGAGAAAGCCGTATCAATAGCTCAAAACAAAGAAAGCTATATTGAAAACTTAAATAAAATGAAATCTGGTATTCCTACCTGGAAAAATTCAAAATAATAACAACTTTTTTATGAAAAAAGACATTCGCTTATTCTGTGGATTATTAATGTTACTATCTATTTCATGTAAAAAGATAGATTCTATTCCTACCAGTCCTATTACTTCCATCACTATTACTAATGTAATTAATGACGGGAAGGGTATAAAATTGATTAACAACCTTCGTGACAGTGCTCCTACCAATGACTTTAAGCAATTTGCTATTCCTTCTGGAGTCCAAAAACTGTACCTATATCCACTGAAAGATTCATTAAATCCATACTATAATCAAATCAAGACATTGAATAACGGCGAAGTTTATTCCTTGTTCTTGTTTGGTACAGTTAATGCAATAGATACAATCTGGCAGAAGGAAAACCTTCCTTATTATGCAGACAGCGTGTTCGGCGTCAGATTTATTAACCTTTGTTACAATTCATCGGCAGTCAATGTCACTTTGGATACATCCCCTGCCATAAATGAATTCTCTTCTGTAGCCTACAAATCAATTACATCTTTTAAAACCTATCCAGGACCTTACAATATTTCGCAATACGTTTTTCAGGTTCGTGATGCAACAACTACAACAATATTAACTACATTGAGACTTTCAACTTCAAGATTTAAAAGTATAACCCTCGTCTTTAGAGGTATGAAAGGATCTACTCCAGCTACGACTTCTTATGGATTGCTTAAAGTAGATAATAACTAATTACTTATAAAATATAAGTTGCTGCATATCATATATGCAGCAACTTATATTTTATTTTTTTGTTGCATATATGACTTTATACATTATAATGCATGACCATATAAATATCCTCTAGCACAGCATTTTTGCCTAGGGTCCGTAAAATAATCTGTGAGGACTGCACCGCGTGGAAAAGGAGTTCCAACAGGAAAAAGATATATTTGAAATGGCACTGTACATCTAGTCTTAAGAACAGTGTAGACAAAAATACTCTTATCCCATGTTATTATTTTTTAAAAGCAAAAACACAGCTTACCATTGATATTATAGAAATTATCGATAAAATGTATTTTACTTTATTCATAATCTGCATTTTTTAAATTAATTTGTTTGCCTTTTGTTCAACAAATATGGCATTTCTGCTCTGTCATAACTCATTAAGATCTAGGCATTCTTTTACAACACAAGCCCTAATTTACCACTGTAGCATAGCCTATTAGAATTATGTCGCTAATCCAATTGTTATCTTCTATACTATTTAAATATCCAGCCATTATTAAAGAAATGTAGAAAACGCTAGCAGAAGCAGATACTAAGCGTTTAAGTTACTTTATTTAGAAATATCCTCTCGGCATACATCTATCGATTTATGGAACACTTATTTTGTAGATTATGCCATGTTCCTTTTAAAATTGCTAATGAACTGTTTATTGATAGAAGTTATTCTATATTGAAAATAACAAGAATACCCCATTTATGGAAAATGCAATAAATAACCTGTACGGATTAGAAGATATTTTGGCAGGACTTGACTTTACTAAAAATGACGATCTTCTATCCTATATAGGACATGACGACAGAAAGAAACTTGTTTTAATACATTATGGCACACATGATGAAGTGGAACAAAGACTTCAGTTTATACTCTATTTAAAGGAGCAT encodes the following:
- a CDS encoding helix-turn-helix transcriptional regulator, which encodes MNRIRVVLAELNVKNKWLADKLGKNQATVSQWCNNARQPSVETLFDIAEVLEVDVRMLLVSSKENG
- a CDS encoding phosphoadenosine phosphosulfate reductase family protein, with translation MSRVRHVLGISGGKDSAALAVYIKSKYPALDIEFYSCDTGKELEETYQLINNLEVYLGIKIKLLQAAGNSSEDPFDHFLKMYGGFLPSSNSRWCTKKLKLEPFEKYVGTDPVVSYVGIRGDEDREGYISTKKNIQSIFPFRKNIWSEDVIAKVLSNQNIEQVQSFAREIDFGRSQDKVSQLLVKKVEPAFTQVQKLEALLEADVKGFNHLVFAFLKTTEYPLATEAHFPLLDNEDVLVRDDIFRILRESGVGVPAYYNKIDFGINGKTGQYARSRSGCYFCFFQQKIEWIWLYEQHPEMYKKAMEYEKDGYTWCQSESLAELIEPARMEKIKMEYLKRMERASSKVQSPYLIDILEEAEGVGCASCFI
- a CDS encoding DUF4397 domain-containing protein; translation: MKKDIRLFCGLLMLLSISCKKIDSIPTSPITSITITNVINDGKGIKLINNLRDSAPTNDFKQFAIPSGVQKLYLYPLKDSLNPYYNQIKTLNNGEVYSLFLFGTVNAIDTIWQKENLPYYADSVFGVRFINLCYNSSAVNVTLDTSPAINEFSSVAYKSITSFKTYPGPYNISQYVFQVRDATTTTILTTLRLSTSRFKSITLVFRGMKGSTPATTSYGLLKVDNN
- a CDS encoding thioredoxin family protein translates to MKFTGVLILCFGLFFYGFSQGSCNVNFVKESRWEQILKKAKEENKNIFIDCVASWCGPCKRMDKFVYTDCKISDYVNERYIAIKLQFDSTTNDDESVRAMYSLAEEINRKYIIAAYPTFLFFSPKGELLHKDIGGREPNGFKSLLSEASDSSKQFYTLLKRYDNRKLDPREMMQLSKMATRLHLSKKSKIIAYDYIDNWLMKQPDSIILHPSNIAFMGDYINSSNKKAYSFFRKKHNTINTAMRDSGYVRSVYNRIINEEYILPELYITPFLGSDKRVFKSSTPDWELMYKKIRKQYDTSYTNWNILFAKIDWYREQALWENLGKVYVEYFNRYGVNTSSLILSMGVNTVCWDVIFKHVNDVGVLNKSTEWMAQVLKAQPDVPEFIDTYANLLYKVGKQQQALVMQEKAVSIAQNKESYIENLNKMKSGIPTWKNSK
- a CDS encoding DUF4007 family protein — translated: MSELTIDTIKHTFSGHDSFPCRQLWLKKGYDYVQEQRSFNDEEAVVKLGVGKNMVSAIRYWMKAFNIIDNKDVPTEFGTRLFDNETGYDPYLEDEASLWLLHYQLVKGGMASIYSIMFNEFRREKLFFTRETFLNYLRRTQEITPILNFNENTIAKDFNVFINMYKGDAQNGDIEDSYSGILSEIGLLKTVGRGKDEQFQIENNERYSLPEAVVLYAILDNGNYGNAISLDTLEHTKNSPGVIFALNRSGLMNKIEGIASGHKNITFTDHAGIKELQLKNKLNAYSILDKYYGK